A stretch of the Parus major isolate Abel chromosome 15, Parus_major1.1, whole genome shotgun sequence genome encodes the following:
- the ACACB gene encoding acetyl-CoA carboxylase 2 isoform X2: MLPAALLLLAVLLLLWAKMSNSRCEQEKEPEQSPAGLPSAGGPPARPSPAGRQPPRAGAEQEQLAVYNPAALRRPGLAKFVLGSFDDNSSDDELMATAFRVGRRRSSLAGVGGTVPEPPTVSAPLEPSAGIRPSMSGLNLAKRSHRKMDLQRDFSVASPAEFVTRFGGNRVIEKVLIANNGIAAVKCMRSIRRWAYEMFRNERAIRFVVMVTPEDLKANAEYIKMADHYVPVPGGTNNNNYANVELIVDISKRIPVQAVWAGWGHASENHKLPELLQKNGIAFLGPPSDAMWALGDKVASTIVAQTLEIPTLPWSGSGLVAQWSEEDQNHQQTISIPLETYAQGCVKDMEEGLEVARRIGYPLMIKAAEGGGGKGIRKVEAAEEFSACFRQVQAEAPGSPIFLMQLAQHARHLEVQVLADEYGNAISLFSRDCSIQRRHQKIIEEAPATIAAPTVTEMMEKCAVRLAQMVGYVSAGTVEYLYGEDGSFHFLELNPRLQVEHPCTEMVADVNLPAAQLQIAMGIPLHRIKDIRVLYGESPWGDTPICFHSPSNPPVPRGHVIAARITSENPEEGFKPSSGTVQELNFRSSKNVWGYFSVAAAGGLHEFADSQFGHCFSWGENREEAISNMVVALKELSIRGDFRTTVEYLIKLLETESFQSNEIHTGWLDHLIAEKVQAEKPDTMLGVVCGALNVADAAFRTCMTDFLHTLERGQVLPAASLLNIVDVELIYEGVKYILQVARQSLTTYVIIMNRTHIEIDVHRLNDGGLLLSYDGCSYTTYMKEEIDRYRITIGNKTCTFEKEKDPTVLRSPCAGKLLQYMVEDGGHVDEGKVYAEIEVMKIIMTLTVEEAGSLHYIKRPGALLEAGCIIARLQLDDPSKVKPAQPFTGSLPAQQTLPITGEKQHQVLRNVLDNLTNVMNGYCLPEPYFKTKVKEWVAQLMKTLRDPALPLLELQEIMTSISGRIPLAVEKSIRKVMAQYASNITSVLCRFPSQQIANVLDTHAATLQRKAEREVFFMNTQSLVQLVQRYRSGIRGYMKTVVLDLLRRYLQVETQFQHAHYDKCVISLREQCKPNMTPVLESIFSHAQVAKKNQLVIMLIDHLCGRDPTLTDELTTILHELTQLSKAEHSKVALRARQVLIASHMPSYELRHNQVESIFISAIDMYGHEYCPENLKKLILSETSIFDVLPVFFYHTNEVVRMAALEVYVRRGYIAYELQSLQHQQLSDGTCLVEFQFMLPSSHPNRMSVPISVSNPDLARHSTELFMDSGFCPTSQRMGVMVAFHRFEDFTRHFDEVISCFANTPSDSGLLSEAQATTYDEEDTKNIREEPIHILNIALCSADYVDDEKLVPIFRAFAQSKKNILVECGLRRITFLIAQQREFPKFFTFRARDEFAEDRIYRHLEPALAFQLELSRMRNFDLTAIPCANHRMHLYLGAARVQAGTEATDYRFFIRAIVRHSDLITKEASFEYLQNEGERMLLEAMDELEVAFNNTTVRTDCNHIFLNFVPTVIMDPSKIEESVRSMVMRYGSRLWKLRVLQAEVKINIRLTPTATAIPIRLFLTNESGYYLDISLYKEVRDLSTGSIMFQSYGDKQGPQHGMLINTPYVTKDLLQAKRFQAQSLGTTYVYDFPEMIRQALFKLWGSSDLYPKDILTYTELVIDSQGHLVQMNRVPGGNEVGMVAFKMKLKTPEYPKGRDIVLICNDITHKIGSFGPEEDLVFLRASELARAEGIPRIYIAANSGARIGFAEEIKNLFQVAWVDPAEPDKGFRYLYLTPQDYTKISTMNSVRCEHVEEGSESRYVLLDIIGKDNGFGVENLRAAGTIAGESSRAYDEIVTISMVSCRAIGIGAYLVRLGQRVIQVENSHIILTGVTALNKVLGREVYTSNNQLGGVQIMHNNGVSHVTVPDDFEGVYTILQWLSYIPKDNHSPVPVTAISDPVEREIDFVPSKVPYDPRWMLAGRPHPTLKGTWQSGFFDQGSFMEIMKPWAQTVVVGRARLGGLPVGVIAVETRTVEVTIPADPANLDSEAKIIQQAGQVWFPDSAFKTAQAIRDFNREHLPLMIFANWRGFSSGMKDMYDQMLKFGAFIVDSLRDFKQPVLVYIPPHAELRGGSWVVIDSTINPLHVELYADKESRGGILEPGGTVEIKFRKKDLVKTMRRIDKVYAELVEQLGTPELSAAQRKQLEKQLKAREELLLPVYHQVAVRFADLHDTPGRMQEKGVITDILEWKSARSFLYWRLRRLLLEEMVKGEVLKANSELSHIHIQSMLRRWFMETEGAEKGYLWDNNQVVVEWLEKHMQEEDSTQSAIRENIKYLKRDYILKHIRSLLQANPELTMDCIVQMAQHITGPQKAQVAHLLSRVDTDDPS; encoded by the exons ATGCTGCCAGCTGCGCTGCTCCTGCTcgctgtgctgctgctcctttgggCCAAAATGTCCAACTCTCGGTgtgagcaggagaaggagccgGAGCAGAGCCCGGCGGGGCTGCCTTCCGCAGGCGGGCCCCCGGCACGGCCGAGCCCCGCGGGCCGGCAGCCGCCGCGGGCGGGCgcggagcaggagcagctcgCCGTGTACAACCCCGCGGCGCTGCGCCGCCCGGGCCTCGCCAAATTCGTGCTGGGCTCCTTCGACGACAACTCCTCCGATGATGAGCTGATGGCCACGGCCTTCAGGGTGGGCCGGCGGCGCAGCAGCCTGGCCGGGGTGGGGGGTACCGTCCCCGAGCCCCCCACCGTGAGCGCCCCTCTGGAGCCCAGCGCCGGCATCAG GCCCAGCATGTCGGGGCTCAACCTGGCAAAGAGGAGCCACAGGAAGATGGACCTGCAGCGGGATTTTTCCGTTGCCTCCCCAGCGGAGTTCGTCACCCGCTTTGGGGGCAACCGTGTCATCGAGAAG gTCCTCATCGCCAACAACGGCATCGCTGCTGTCAAGTGCATGCGCTCCATCCGCCGCTGGGCCTACGAGATGTTCCGCAACGAGCGCGCCATTCGCTTCGTGGTCATGGTCACCCCCGAGGACCTCAAGGCTAACGCAG AGTACATCAAGATGGCAGATCACTATGTGCCTGTCCCTGGAGGGACGAACAACAACAACTATGCCAACGTGGAGCTGATCGTGGACATTTCCAAACGGATCCCAGTCCAG GCGGTgtgggctggctggggacacGCCTCAGAGAACCAcaagctgccagagctgctgcagaaaaatggGATAGCTTTCCTAG GCCCCCCCAGTGATGCCATGTGGGCGCTGGGGGACAAAGTCGCCTCCACCATCGTGGCTCAGACCCTGGAGATCCCCACGCTGCCGTGGAGCGGGAGTG GTCTGGTGGCCCAGTGGTCTGAGGAGGACCAGAATCATCAGCAGACCATCAGCATCCCCCTGGAGACGTACGCGCAGGGCTGCGTGAAGGACATGGAAGAAGGCCTGGAG GTGGCCAGGAGGATCGGCTACCCCCTGATGATCAAGGCAGCAGAAGGTGGTGGGGGAAAAGGAATCCGAAAagtggaggcagcagaggaatttAGTGCCTGCTTCCGGCAG GTGCAGGCGGAGGCGCCCGGATCCCCCATTTTCCTGATGCAGCTGGCGCAGCACGCGCGGCACCTGGAGGTGCAGGTCCTGGCAGATGAGTATGGTAATGCCATCTCCCTCTTCAGCCGTGACTGCTCCATCCAGCGCCGCCACCAGAAGATCATCGAGGAGGCGCCGGCCACCATCGCTGCCCCTACTGTCACTGAGATGATGGAGAAG TGCGCTGTCCGCCTGGCCCAGATGGTTGGGTACGTCAGTGCAGGCACCGTGGAGTATCTGTACGGCGAGGATGGGAGCTTCCACTTCCTGGAGCTGAACCCCCGGCTGCAGGTGGAGCACCCGTGCACGGAGATGGTGGCAGATGTGAACCTCCCGGCTGCCCAGCTGCAG ATTGCAATGGGCATCCCCTTGCACAGGATAAAAGACATCCGGGTGCTGTATGGGGAGAGCCCCTGGGGGGACACCCCCATCTGCTTCCACAGCCCCTCCAACCCCCCCGTGCCCAGAGGCCACGTCATTGCTGCCCGGATCACCAGCGAGAACCCCGAGGAG GGTTTCAAGCCCAGCTCAGGGACAGTGCAGGAGCTGAATTTCCGCAGCAGCAAGAATGTCTGGGGGTACTTCAGCGTGGCAGCAGCCGGGGGGCTGCACGAATTTGCTGATTCCCAGTTTGGACACTGCTTCTCATGGGGAGAGAACCGGGAGGAGGCCATCTC GAACATGGTGGTGGCCCTGAAGGAGCTGTCTATCCGTGGGGATTTCCGGACCACGGTGGAGTACCTGATCaagctgctggagacagagaGCTTCCAGAGCAACGAGATACACACGGGCTGGCTGGACCACCTGATCGCTGAGAAAGTGCAG GCAGAGAAGCCAGACACGATGCTGGGGGTTGTCTGTGGTGCCCTGAACGTGGCAGATGCTGCTTTCAGGACGTGCATGACTGACTTCCTGCACACGCTGGAGAG GGGccaggtgctgccagcagcctccctgctgAACATCGTCGATGTGGAGCTCATCTATGAGGGTGTGAAGTACATTCTGCAG GTGGCTCGCCAGTCCCTGACCACCTACGTGATTATCATGAACCGCACGCACATCGAGATTGACGTGCACCGGCTCAACGACggggggctgctgctctcctaCGACGGCTGCAGCTACACCACCTACATGAAAGAGGAGATCGACAG GTACAGGATCACCATCGGCAACAAAACGTGCACCTTCGAGAAGGAGAAGGACCCGACGGTGTTGCGCTCGCCCTGCGCGGGGAAGCTGCTGCAGTACATGGTGGAGGACGGAGGCCACGTGGACGAGGGGAAGGTTTATGCAGAGATCGAG GTGATGAAGATCATCATGACGCTGACAGTGGAGGAGGCGGGGAGCCTGCACTACATCAAGCGGCCGGGAGCGCTGCTGGAGGCCGGCTGTATCATCGCCCGCCTCCAGCTCGATGATCCTTCCAAAGTGAAGCCT GCTCAGCCATTCACGGGGagcctcccagcccagcagaccCTCCCCATCACTGGTGAGAAGCAGCACCAGGTTCTCCGCAACGTGCTGGACAACCTGACCAACGTCATGAACGGCTACTGCCTGCCCGAGCCCTACTTCAAGACCAAG GTGAAGGAATGGGTGGCACAGCTGATGAAGACCCTGCGGGACCCTGCCCTgccactgctggagctgcaggagatcATGACCAGCATTTCAGGAAGAATCCCGCTGGCTGTGGAGAAGTCCATCCGGAAGGTGATGGCGCAGTACGCCAGCAACATCACCTCCGTGCTCTGCCGCTTCCCCAGCCAGCAG ATTGCCAACGTGCTGGACACTCACGCAGCCACGCTGCAGAGGAAGGCTGAGCGGGAGGTCTTCTTCATGAACACACAGAGCCTGGTGCAGCTGGTACAGAG GTACCGCAGTGGCATCCGGGGCTACATGAAGACAGTGGTGCTGGACCTGCTCAGGCGCTACCTGCAAGTGGAGACACAGTTCCAGCATG CTCACTACGACAAGTGCGTCATCAGCCTGCGGGAACAATGCAAACCCAACATGACCCCTGTGCTGGAGAGTATTTTCTCCCatgcccaggtggccaagaagaaCCAGCTGGTGATCATGTTAATT GACCACCTGTGTGGCCGTGACCCCACGCTGACAGATGAGCTGACCACCATCCTCCATGAGCTGACACAGCTCAGCAAGGCCGAGCACTCCAAAGTGGCACTGAGAGCCCGGCAG GTGCTCATTGCCTCTCACATGCCCTCCTACGAGCTGCGGCACAACCAGGTTGAGTCCATCTTCATCTCCGCTATCGACATGTACGGACATGAGTACTGCCCTGAGAACCTGAAG AAACTGATCCTGTCAGAAACCTCCATCTTTGATGTGCTTCCTGTGTTCTTCTACCACACCAACGAGGTGGTGCGCATGGCAGCGCTGGAG gTGTACGTGCGGCGGGGGTACATCGCCTAcgagctgcagagcctgcagcaccagcagctctctgaTGGCACCTGCCTCGTGGAGTTCCAGTTCATGCTGCCCTCCTCCCACCCCAACAG GATGTCTGTCCCTATCAGTGTCTCCAACCCTGACCTGGCCCGGCACAGCACTGAGCTCTTCATGGACAGTGGCTTTTGCCCCACAAGCCAGAGGATGGGAGTCATGGTGGCCTTCCACAGATTTGAGGACTTCACAAG GCACTTCGATGAAGTGATCTCGTGCTTTGCCAACACCCCGTCGGACAGCGGGCTCCTCAGCGAGGCACAGGCCACCACCTACGATGAAGAGGACACCAAG AACATCCGTGAGGAGCCGATCCACATCCTCAACATTGCGCTCTGCTCGGCTGACTACGTGGACGACGAGAAGCTGGTGCCCATCTTCAGAGCCTTTGCCCAGTCCAAG AAAAATATCCTTGTTGAATGTGGTCTCCGGAGAATCACGTTCCTCATTGCCCAGCAG AGAGAATTCCCAAAGTTTTTCACGTTCAGAGCCAGGGATGAG TTCGCAGAGGATCGGATCTACCGGCACCTGGAGCCGGCGCTCGccttccagctggagctgagccgCATGCGCAACTTCGACCTGACGGCCATCCCCTGTGCCAACCACAGGATGCACCTGTACCTGGGGGCTGCCAGGGTGCAGGCGGGCACCGAGGCCACCGACTACCGCTTCTTCATCCGCGCCATCGTGCGCCACTCCGACCTCATCACTAAG GAGGCTTCCTTCGAGTACCTGCAGAATGAGGGCGAGCGGATGCTTCTGGAGGCCATGGATGAGCTGGAGGTGGCCTTCAACAACACCACTGTGCGCACTGACTGCAACCACATCTTCCTCAACTTCGTGCCCACTGTCATCATGGACCCGTCCAAG ATTGAGGAGTCGGTGCGCTCCATGGTGATGCGCTACGGCAGCCGCCTCTGGAAGCTGCGGGTGCTGCAGGCCGAGGTGAAGATCAACATCCGCCTGACTCCCACGGCCACCGCCATCCCCATCCGCCTCTTCCTCACCAACGAGTCTGGATATTACCTGGACATCAGCCTCTACAAGGAAGTGAGGGACCTCAGCACTGGCAGT ATCATGTTCCAGTCATATGGGGACAAGCAGGGTCCGCAGCATGGGATGCTCATCAACACCCCCTATGTCACCAAGGACCTGCTTCAGGCCAAGCGGTTCCAGGCGCAGTCCTTGGGCACCACCTATGTGTATGacttcccagagatgatcaggCAG GCTCTCTTCAAGCTGTGGGGCTCCTCGGACCTGTATCCCAAGGACATCTTGACCTACACTGAGCTGGTTATAGACTCACAGGGGCACCTTGTGCAGATGAACAGGGTCCCTGGAGGCAACGAG GTGGGGATGGTTGCTTTCAAAATGAAGCTGAAGACCCCTGAGTACCCCAAAGGCCGGGACATTGTGCTCATCTGCAATGACATCACGCACAAGATTGGCTCCTTTGGGCCTGAGGAGGACCTGGTGTTCCTGAGGGCCTCGGAGCTGGCGCGGGCTGAGGGCATCCCCCGCATCTACATCGCCGCCAACAGCGGCGCCCGCATTGGCTTCGCTGAGGAGATCAAGAACTTGTTCCAGGTGGCCTGGGTGGACCCAGCTGAGCCTGACAAG GGGTTCAGGTACCTGTACCTGACTCCCCAGGACTACACGAAGATCAGCACCATGAACTCGGTGCGCTGTGAGCATGTGGAGGAAGGCAGTGAGTCGAG GTATGTCCTGCTGGACATCATTGGGAAAGACAACGGATTTGGGGTGGAAAACCTGAGAGCTGCTGGTACCATTGCTGGGGAGTCCTCCCGTGCCTACGACGAAATAGTGACCATCAGCATG gtgagctGTCGTGCCATCGGGATCGGTGCCTACCTGGTGAGGCTGGGCCAGCGCGTCATCCAGGTGGAGAACTCCCACATCATCCTCACGGGTGTCACGGCTCTCAACAAG GTGCTGGGACGGGAGGTTTACACATCCAACAACCAGCTGGGAGGAGTGCAGATCATGCACAACAACGGTGTTTCCCACGTCACTGTCCCAGATGACTTTGAGGGGGTCTACACCATCCTGCAGTGGCTCTCATACATACCCAAG GATAACCACAGCCCGGTGCCTGTCACTGCCATAAGTGATCCTGTTGAAAGAGAAATTGATTTTGTCCCTTCCAAAGTCCCCTATGACCCCAGGTGGATGCTGGCAGGGAGACCCCACCCAA CTCTCAAAGGGACCTGGCAGAGCGGCTTCTTTGACCAGGGCAGCTTCATGGAGATCATGAAGCCGTGGGCTCAGACTGTGGTGGTTGGCAGAGCGAG gctgggagGTCTCCCCGTGGGTGTCATCGCTGTTGAGACCCGCACTGTGGAGGTGACAATACCTGCTGACCCTGCCAACCTGGACTCAGAGGCAAAG ATAATCCAGCAGGCTGGACAGGTCTGGTTCCCAgactctgcttttaaaacagcCCAGGCCATTCGGGACTTCAACCGGGAACACCTCCCGCTGATGATCTTTGCCAACTGGAGAGGCTTCTCCAGTGGCATGAAAG ACATGTATGACCAGATGCTGAAGTTTGGTGCCTTCATCGTGGACAGCCTGCGGGACTTCAAGCAGCCTGTCCTGGTGTACATTCCCCCTCACGCGGAGCTGCGCGGCGGCTCCTGGGTGGTCATCGACTCCACCATCAACCCCCTGCACGTGGAGCTCTACGCCGACAAGGAGAGCAG GGGAGGCATTTTGGAGCCTGGAGGAACAGTAGAGATCAAGTTCAGGAAGAAAGATTTGGTGAAGACAATGAGAAGGATTGATAAAGTTTATGCTGAGCTTGTTGAACAGCTGG GGACCCCCGAGCTGTCGGCGGCGCAGCgcaagcagctggagaagcagctgaaggcgcgggaggagctgctgctgcccgtgTACCACCAGGTGGCCGTGCGCTTCGCAGACCTGCACGACACCCCGGGCCGCATGCAGGAGAAAGGGGTGATCACG GACATCCTGGAATGGAAAAGCGCCCGCTCCTTCCTCTACTGGAGGCTGCggcggctgctgctggaggagatggtGAAGGGGGAGGTGCTGAAGGCCAACAGCGAGCTCAGCCACATCCACATCCAGTCCATGCTGCGGCGCTGGTTCATGGAGACGGAAGGAGCTGAGAAG GGCTACCTCTGGGACAACAACCAGGTGGTGGTGGAGTGGCTGGAGAAGCACATGCAGGAGGAGGACAGCACCCAGTCGGCCATCAGGGAGAACATCAAGTACCTGAAGCGGGACTACATCCTCAAGCACATCCGGAG CTTGCTCCAGGCCAACCCTGAGCTGACCATGGACTGCATCGTGCAGATGGCTCAGCACATCACCGGGCCACAGAAGGCCCAGGTCGCCCATCTCCTGTCCAGGGTGGACACTGATGACCCCTCCTGA